A section of the Mesorhizobium loti genome encodes:
- a CDS encoding LysR substrate-binding domain-containing protein: MRYVQLRAFHQVAISGGFSRAAEALFLTQPAISDQVRKLEEEYDVLLFNRNKKQVTLTHSGQKLLEITHRMFDTEQQALELLTESRALRSGTLRIVADAAHHLLHILGSFRARYPGVQVSVRAGNTETVISSLYSYDADIGVLGEVPTGRDFEVLKLNSTPIIAFTSIDHPLSDKKSLTLKQLAQEPLVMRERGSKTRQKLEDLAAASKVELRPVIEAEGREAVREIVASGAGIGFVSAAEFGQDSRLVAIAIDAPETLMDEALICLRERSGGKLVRAFLDMARSMSAD, from the coding sequence ATGCGCTACGTTCAGCTGCGGGCCTTTCACCAGGTGGCCATCTCAGGTGGTTTTTCGCGCGCCGCCGAAGCGCTGTTCCTGACCCAGCCCGCCATATCGGATCAGGTGCGCAAACTGGAGGAAGAGTATGACGTTCTGCTCTTCAACCGAAACAAGAAGCAGGTCACGCTGACCCATTCGGGCCAGAAGTTGCTCGAGATAACCCACCGCATGTTCGATACCGAGCAGCAGGCGCTCGAATTGCTGACGGAGTCGCGCGCGCTGCGTTCCGGCACGCTGCGCATCGTCGCCGATGCAGCACACCATTTGCTGCACATCCTCGGCAGCTTCCGGGCTCGCTATCCCGGCGTCCAGGTTTCGGTGCGCGCCGGCAACACCGAAACGGTGATCAGCAGCCTCTACAGCTACGATGCCGATATTGGTGTCCTGGGCGAGGTGCCGACCGGGCGCGATTTCGAGGTGCTGAAACTGAATTCGACACCGATCATCGCCTTCACCTCCATCGACCATCCGCTGTCGGACAAGAAGTCGCTGACGCTGAAACAACTCGCGCAGGAACCACTTGTCATGCGCGAGCGCGGTTCGAAGACGCGCCAGAAGCTCGAGGACCTGGCCGCGGCGTCGAAGGTCGAACTCAGGCCTGTGATCGAGGCGGAGGGCCGCGAAGCCGTCCGCGAGATCGTCGCCTCGGGTGCCGGCATCGGCTTTGTCTCGGCGGCCGAGTTCGGCCAGGATTCGCGTCTGGTGGCGATCGCCATCGACGCGCCCGAAACCCTGATGGACGAAGCGCTGATCTGCCTGCGCGAGCGTAGCGGCGGCAAGCTCGTGCGTGCCTTTCTCGACATGGCGCGCTCGATGTCGGCGGACTAA